Proteins found in one Clostridium kluyveri DSM 555 genomic segment:
- a CDS encoding response regulator, which translates to MKDKPYILIVEDDKPIRNFIAAALSSQGYKYIETDKGKEAIALSMANNPDIIILDLGLPDIDGIEVISKIRELSNIPIIIVSAREKERQKVEALDKGADDYLTKPFGIGELLARIRVSLRHSISNEKENTAMHTFKVKQLFVDFDKRRVTVNDDEIHLTPIEYRIMELLCKYSGKVLTHNFITREIWGTSLGNETQSLRVFMANLRRKLEKDPSQPEYIYTEVGVGYRLVEE; encoded by the coding sequence ATGAAAGATAAGCCTTATATTCTTATAGTTGAAGATGATAAACCTATAAGAAATTTTATAGCAGCAGCCTTATCATCGCAAGGATATAAATATATTGAAACGGACAAGGGAAAGGAGGCCATTGCACTTTCCATGGCAAATAATCCAGATATTATAATACTTGATTTGGGCCTTCCAGATATTGATGGAATTGAAGTTATATCAAAAATAAGAGAATTATCAAATATTCCAATTATAATTGTATCTGCCAGAGAAAAGGAAAGACAAAAGGTTGAAGCTCTTGACAAAGGAGCTGACGATTATTTAACCAAGCCCTTTGGAATAGGGGAACTTTTAGCTAGAATTCGTGTATCCTTAAGGCATAGTATATCGAATGAAAAGGAAAATACAGCAATGCATACTTTCAAAGTAAAACAGCTTTTTGTGGATTTTGATAAGAGACGTGTAACTGTAAATGATGATGAAATACATTTAACCCCCATAGAATACAGAATAATGGAATTGCTCTGTAAGTATTCAGGGAAAGTATTGACTCACAATTTTATTACCAGGGAAATCTGGGGAACATCCCTTGGAAATGAAACACAGTCACTTAGAGTTTTCATGGCCAATTTAAGGAGAAAACTAGAAAAGGATCCTTCTCAACCTGAGTATATATATACAGAGGTTGGAGTAGGATACAGGCTTGTTGAGGAATAA